CAGCTAGCGCGTCTTCAGCCCGCTCGATGTCAGTCTCGCCGCGGTCCAGCCAGACGGCAACGTATCGGCGATCGCACTCTCGGGCGACCGACTCGATGCGCTCTTCGAGTTTCTCGGCTAGAACGTCGTCGCCCTCGTCGCCGAGCGGATGCGTGTCAGTGAGGCTGCTGACCTGATGGCGCGCATCCGAGAGTTGCGATCGTGCACGGAGTCGGAGGTTCTGCGTGGCGGTACCGCGTTGCTGCCCGGTCTCCCCCTCGATCTTCGATTCCAGTGTGTCGATTACGTCTCTGGCTGCCCCAATCGACCGGTCGACAGATCGGTATACGTCGGCGACGTTCTGGATGTAGTCCGTAACTCGATCGGGATCGCCGTCGGTCGGGGCGAAGTGAATCGATTCCGTCTCGTGCCCGACGACGAGTTTGGTGTTCAGAAACCCGCTCTTCAGCTTACACGTCGTCACCGATTCGAAGTCGAAGGCGATCTCGACGACCTCGGGTTGGTCGCCCAGGACGACCAGCAGTCGCTCGTCGGTCACGACGAGGTAGGCATCGTGGTCCCCCTCCGGCTCGACGGTTGTCGTTCGGCCTTCAGTCGTGTGCTCGACGCTATCGCTGGCCAGGACGTGCTCGGGACGTTCTCCATTGTCGAGCAATGCAGCGAAGGGGCCGGCGTCCAACTCGGCTTCACTGTCGTTCCCACCGATCAACGATCCCGACAGGTCGTTTACTCTCTCGAACATGGTCTCTTGGGAATCATCACTTCGTACCCCAAGCTGTGCAGACGTGGGATATTAATAGTGCGCCTTTCGGCGGTTGCTGTGTGAAACAGCTAGCTGCGTGGCCCTCGCCGCCGGCTGACGTTTTGTGGCACCGCTAGGTGTGTCCAGTCTCGCCAGCAGTATGCACTTCCAACGCCGTCTCGCTCACGAGACGTACTCACGCCAGCACGCAGGCATCGCAGGCCCAACGCTTTGTTTCTCGGGACACAGCCGCCCTGGAGAGGCACGACCCACAGCAGCGGGCAAGAACCGACGACGCGACGACTCAGTGACGCGACGGCCAACGACCTCACTGTCGCATCTCGGCCATGTGGCTTCTGATTCGGCCTACCTGGCGGCCCACTGAGAGGCCTTACACTGCCCGGTGGCGGCCGCTGCCACCGACCAAACAGTTCAGTCACTGGAAGTGATCAATCCGTTCCCCACTCCCACTCGGTGACTTCGACTTTCTCTTTGAGTTCCGTGAGCCGCTGATCGATCGCTGCACTGTCTCCGACTGGCTGTGTGTCGACGATCTCGTGGGCCTGGCGCATACGCGTAACTCCCTGCTCGAAGTAGCGCCGAGCTTCGGCGGCATCCGTCTCGAGTTCCTGCTCACCGGCTTTCTGGAGCGTATCGGCGTGATGCTCTAAGGCATCGACTGTCGCCTCGGCGATCGGTTCGATCTCCGAGAGTG
The sequence above is drawn from the Halorhabdus sp. CBA1104 genome and encodes:
- a CDS encoding PH domain-containing protein is translated as MFERVNDLSGSLIGGNDSEAELDAGPFAALLDNGERPEHVLASDSVEHTTEGRTTTVEPEGDHDAYLVVTDERLLVVLGDQPEVVEIAFDFESVTTCKLKSGFLNTKLVVGHETESIHFAPTDGDPDRVTDYIQNVADVYRSVDRSIGAARDVIDTLESKIEGETGQQRGTATQNLRLRARSQLSDARHQVSSLTDTHPLGDEGDDVLAEKLEERIESVARECDRRYVAVWLDRGETDIERAEDALAGEEFEPFCGAYTTAVRALSRLREAIDDVEATPDNAGERIDSLADRVEGLDEQYVSATTKTFEVAREADRSDVAATRWLEAYRRINAASEAGWNRIDGIATLDVAVDLSSIAASTLEALETHAEQLETTGEQREDEDAEDAREQYERAVDRLRDAQSVAETASSIDADDYEKQIDAINEKIDRTKWEWGGD